A DNA window from Patagioenas fasciata isolate bPatFas1 chromosome 1, bPatFas1.hap1, whole genome shotgun sequence contains the following coding sequences:
- the SHISA2 gene encoding protein shisa-2 homolog, translating to MRGGRCWLLLAALGWLLPAGTAASGEYCHGWLDGQGGWRDGFQCPERFDGGDATICCGSCALRYCCSSAEARLDQGACDNDRRQGGGEPGRPGKDGPDGAAVPIYVPFLIVGSVFVAFIILGSLVAACCCRCLRPKQEPQQSRAPGGTRLMETIPMIPSASTSRGSSSRQSSTAASSSSSANSGARAPPTRSQTNCCLPEGTMNNVYVNMPTNFSVLNCQQATQIVPHQGQYLHPPYVGYAVQHDSMPLTPVPPFLDGLQSGYRQIQSPYPHTNSEQKMYPAVTV from the exons ATGCGGGGCGGgcgctgctggctgctgctggcggcgCTGGGCTGGCTGCTGCCGGCGGGGACCGCGGCCAGCGGCGAGTACTGCCACGGCTGGCTGGACGGGCAGGGCGGCTGGCGGGACGGCTTCCAGTGCCCCGAGCGCTTCGACGGCGGCGACGCCACCATCTGCTGCGGCAGCTGCGCCCTCCGCTACTGCTGCTCCAGCGCCGAGGCGCGCCTGGACCAGGGAGCCTGCGACAACGACCGGCGGCAGGGCGGCGGCGAGCCGGGCCGGCCCGGCAAGGACGGCCCCGACGGCGCGGCAg TGCCCATCTACGTGCCGTTCCTTATTGTTGGATCTGTATTTGTCGCCTTCATCATCTTGGGGTCACTGGTGGCCGCTTGCTGCTGCAGGTGCCTGCGGCCCAAgcaggagccccagcagagccGAGCCCCCGGGGGCACCCGCCTAATGGAGACGATCCCCATGATCCCAAGTGCCAGCACATCCCGGGGCTCCTCCTCCCGCCAGTCGAGCACAGctgccagctccagctccagcgccaaCTCGGGAGCCAGAGCACCCCCGACCAGGTCCCAGACCAACTGCTGTTTGCCGGAAGGGACCATGAATAACGTCTATGTCAACATGCCAACGAACTTCTCGGTGCTGAACTGCCAGCAGGCGACCCAGATTGTGCCGCACCAGGGGCAGTACCTGCACCCCCCGTACGTGGGCTACGCTGTGCAGCACGACTCGATGCCGCTGACCCCGGTGCCCCCGTTCCTCGACGGTCTGCAGAGCGGCTACCGGCAGATCCAGTCTCCCTACCCGCACACCAACAGCGAGCAGAAGATGTACCCAGCTGTGACTGTGTAG